The proteins below are encoded in one region of Terriglobales bacterium:
- a CDS encoding M13 family metallopeptidase: MKAKLVVCLLSLAVLAALPASAQKRGAAPTAAEPSLPYTPSLDVTAMDRSVDPCTDFYTYSCGGWKKNNPIPPDQVSWSVYGKLYQDNLNFLRAILEQAAAAKQRDAVTQKIGDFYAACLDEAAVNQRGVAAIQPELDAIAALRDKKGLAPLVARLQMGGPGGYIFGGGSMQDPDDSEQQIAGLYQGGLGLPDRDYYLKDDAKSQETRARYLQHVQKVFELLGDSPAAAQADSATVMRMETEMAAASLTRVERRDPYKLKHKMKVADLAALAPNFDWQAYFQAVQAPSFEILNVAEPDFFKEVNAQVAGESLDDWKTYLRFHLANAYSPYLSQPFVEENFDFYRKYLRGAKEIQPRWKRCVQWVDDDLGEALGQAYVKKVFSPQLKADTLKMVQLIEGAMEQRINQLDWMSPETKQQALKKLHAIRNKIGYPDKWRDYSSVAITPGDFAGNVRNAIAFESHRDINKIGKPVDHGEWGMTPPTVNAYFDPQMNDINFPAGVLQPPLYDAKEDDAPNYGNTGGTIGHELTHGFDDEGRQFDAAGNLKDWWTKDDAQKFKQRAQCVQDQYATYVVVDDVHINSALTLGEDVADLGGEILAYIAWQQADKDVKLKPKDGLTPEQRFFVGFAQWACSNERPEDLRLRAVTDPHSPASYRINGVVVNMPEFQQAFQCKPGAAMTKPAGKLCKVW; encoded by the coding sequence ATGAAAGCCAAGCTTGTCGTGTGTCTGCTCTCCCTGGCCGTGCTCGCCGCGCTGCCGGCATCGGCCCAGAAGAGAGGCGCCGCTCCCACCGCGGCCGAGCCCTCTCTGCCCTACACCCCCAGCCTCGACGTCACCGCCATGGACCGCTCCGTCGATCCCTGTACCGACTTCTATACCTACTCCTGCGGAGGCTGGAAGAAAAACAATCCCATTCCGCCCGACCAGGTCTCCTGGAGCGTCTACGGCAAGCTCTACCAGGACAACCTGAACTTCCTGCGCGCCATCCTGGAGCAGGCGGCCGCCGCCAAGCAGCGCGACGCCGTCACCCAGAAGATCGGCGACTTCTACGCCGCCTGCCTGGACGAGGCCGCGGTGAACCAGCGCGGGGTGGCCGCCATCCAGCCCGAGCTGGACGCCATCGCCGCTCTCCGGGACAAGAAGGGGCTGGCGCCGCTGGTGGCGCGCCTGCAGATGGGCGGCCCCGGCGGCTACATCTTCGGCGGCGGCTCCATGCAGGACCCCGACGACTCCGAGCAGCAGATCGCCGGCCTCTACCAGGGCGGCCTCGGCCTCCCCGACCGCGATTACTACCTCAAGGACGACGCCAAGTCGCAGGAGACCCGCGCCCGCTACCTCCAGCACGTGCAGAAGGTCTTCGAATTGCTCGGCGACTCTCCTGCTGCCGCGCAAGCCGACAGCGCCACCGTCATGCGCATGGAGACCGAGATGGCCGCGGCCTCCCTCACTCGCGTCGAGCGCCGCGATCCCTACAAGCTCAAGCACAAGATGAAGGTCGCCGACCTGGCCGCCCTGGCTCCCAACTTCGACTGGCAGGCGTACTTCCAGGCCGTCCAGGCGCCCTCCTTCGAGATCCTCAACGTGGCCGAGCCCGACTTCTTCAAGGAGGTCAACGCTCAGGTGGCCGGCGAGAGCCTGGACGACTGGAAGACCTACCTCCGCTTCCACCTCGCCAACGCCTACTCCCCCTACCTCTCCCAGCCCTTCGTGGAGGAGAACTTCGACTTCTACCGCAAGTACCTGCGCGGCGCCAAGGAGATCCAGCCGCGCTGGAAGCGCTGCGTGCAGTGGGTGGACGACGATCTGGGCGAGGCCCTGGGCCAGGCCTACGTGAAGAAGGTCTTCTCCCCCCAGCTCAAGGCCGACACCCTCAAGATGGTGCAGCTCATCGAGGGCGCCATGGAGCAGCGCATCAACCAGCTCGACTGGATGAGTCCCGAGACCAAGCAGCAGGCCCTCAAGAAGCTGCACGCCATCCGCAACAAGATCGGCTATCCCGACAAGTGGCGCGACTACAGCTCGGTGGCCATCACCCCCGGCGACTTCGCGGGCAACGTGCGCAACGCCATCGCCTTTGAGTCTCACCGCGACATCAACAAGATCGGCAAGCCCGTGGACCACGGCGAGTGGGGCATGACGCCGCCCACCGTCAACGCCTACTTCGATCCCCAGATGAACGACATCAACTTTCCCGCCGGCGTGCTGCAGCCGCCACTCTACGACGCCAAGGAGGACGACGCCCCCAACTACGGCAACACCGGCGGCACCATCGGCCACGAACTCACCCACGGCTTCGACGACGAGGGCCGCCAGTTCGACGCCGCCGGCAACCTCAAGGACTGGTGGACCAAGGACGACGCCCAGAAGTTCAAGCAGCGCGCCCAGTGCGTCCAGGACCAGTACGCCACCTACGTGGTGGTGGACGACGTCCACATCAACAGCGCCCTCACCCTGGGCGAGGACGTGGCCGACCTGGGCGGCGAGATCCTCGCCTACATCGCCTGGCAGCAGGCCGACAAGGACGTGAAGCTCAAGCCCAAGGACGGACTCACCCCCGAGCAGCGCTTCTTCGTGGGCTTCGCCCAGTGGGCCTGCTCCAACGAGCGTCCCGAGGACCTGCGCCTGCGCGCCGTCACCGACCCCCACTCCCCCGCCTCGTACCGCATCAACGGCGTGGTGGTCAACATGCCCGAGTTCCAGCAGGCCTTCCAGTGCAAGCCCGGCGCCGCCATGACCAAGCCCGCCGGCAAGCTCTGCAAGGTCTGGTGA